From the genome of Maridesulfovibrio ferrireducens:
CTCATTCTTGATGATGGAAGAGAAGTTTCTATTGCTGACGTAACGTTAGTGTCCTGATCAGGGTAAAAGGAGAAATAAAATGGGAATCACAAGTTCATTATATACTGGGATATCGGGTCTTAATGTTAACAGTCAGGCTACTTCCGTAGTCAGTAATAACTTGGCTAACTCCAGTACTGTAGGATTCAAAGGCTCTTATGCTACATTCGAAGATGTTTTTTACTCCACTATTACAACTGGAAGCGGTGGTGATCAGGTAGGTAACGGAGCTGCCGTCGCGACTGTTAATACTGATTATACGCAAGGTTCGTATGAAACATCCAGTACATCCACTAATGTAGCTTTGAATGGAGATGGTTATTATATAGTTGTAGATCCGGATACCGGCACTAAATATTATTCGAGAGCAGGAAATTTCGATTTTGATAAAGACGGTAATCTCGTAGACCCCTATGGCAATAATGTGCAGGGCTGGGTCGTTAACGAAGGATCTGCCTCGGGTTCACTTACCAATGTTGTTCTGGATCAATCTCAGTCTCCTCCTAACGCCACAAGTGAAGTTTCATTGTCTATGAATCTTGATTCACAGAGTGTGGATAGTGCAATTACTTCAAATCCATATACTTCTGAATTTAATTTATATGACGGAACTGAAGCCCCGCCACTTGATGACTCCAGATATAGCTATTCATCAACTATGACCATTTATGATGAAAATGGTTCTGCCCATGACCTTACAACTTATATGGATCCTGTAAGCACCGATTCCGACGGTAATATTATCTGGGAATATGTAGTTTCCTGTGATCCCGAAGAAGATCAGCGTTCATTCGGTGGAACAGACATGAATACGACCAGCGGAGCAGGTATGCTCATGACCGGGACATTGGTTTTTAATTCCGAAGGTCAAATGACCTCAATGTCTTCCTTCACGCTTACCGACACTCCTGTTTCTTCAAATGCAAAAGATGCCGCAAACTGGGAACTAGCCTCCTTTAGTGATTCTGGGATTCCGG
Proteins encoded in this window:
- a CDS encoding flagellar hook protein FlgE, encoding MGITSSLYTGISGLNVNSQATSVVSNNLANSSTVGFKGSYATFEDVFYSTITTGSGGDQVGNGAAVATVNTDYTQGSYETSSTSTNVALNGDGYYIVVDPDTGTKYYSRAGNFDFDKDGNLVDPYGNNVQGWVVNEGSASGSLTNVVLDQSQSPPNATSEVSLSMNLDSQSVDSAITSNPYTSEFNLYDGTEAPPLDDSRYSYSSTMTIYDENGSAHDLTTYMDPVSTDSDGNIIWEYVVSCDPEEDQRSFGGTDMNTTSGAGMLMTGTLVFNSEGQMTSMSSFTLTDTPVSSNAKDAANWELASFSDSGIPEMNVNFTGSTEGQEVAFSFGMSNPGADVGSNGGWSTGSTIKTLADITATTDYSDLPSFEDVELGTGATTSYSDTSSATYSAGQDGYPTGALLSVTVDENGIISGNYSNSQSIELYQLGLADFNNKNGLKANGSNLFSATTESGEAIIGTAGTAGFGSVVSNALEASNVDLASEMTKLIIIQASYQANSKVVTTANSMIETALSLKR